A single region of the Apodemus sylvaticus chromosome 7, mApoSyl1.1, whole genome shotgun sequence genome encodes:
- the LOC127690137 gene encoding olfactory receptor 7D4-like has protein sequence MGKENYTEVSQFLLLGLSDDPKLQPILFGMFLFMYLVTVLGNLLIILAVSSDSHLHNPMYFFLSNLSFVDMCFTSTTVPKMLVNIQTKNRSISYMQCLIQVYFFMVFAGMDNLLLTVMALDRFVAICHPLNYTVIMNPHFCCLLVLMCWIIILSVSLFHSLLMKQLTFSMGTEIPHFFCELAQILKVTNSDILINNIALYVATALLCVFPVMGIFFSYSQIVSSLLKMSSIVSKCRAFSTCGSHLCVVCLFYGTALGVYLSSAGTHVSQGSAITSVMYTVVTPMLNPFIYSLRNKDVKGALVRLLRVYSSP, from the coding sequence atgggaaaagaaaattaCACAGAAGTGTCACAATTCCTCTTACTGGGTCTCTCAGATGATCCTAAATTGCAGCCTATTCTCTTCGGGATGTTCTTATTTATGTATCTTGTCACAGTCCTTGGGAACCTGCTCATCATCCTGGCTGTCAGTTCTGATTCCCATCTCCACaaccccatgtacttcttcctctccaacCTCTCATTTGTAGATATGTGTTTCACTTCTACAACTGTCCCAAAGATGCTGGTGAACATCCAGACAAAGAACAGAAGTATCTCCTATATGCAGTGCCTCATTCAAGTctatttttttatggtttttgcaGGAATGGATAATTTGCTACTGACTGTAATGGCCCTTGACCGCTTTGTGGCCATTTGTCACCCCTTAAACTACACAGTCATCATGAACCCTCACTTCTGTTGCCTCCTTGTGCTAATGTGCTGGATCATCATTTTATCAGTCTCCCTATTTCATAGTCTATTAATGAAGCAATTAACCTTCTCCATGGGTACTGAAATCCCACATTTCTTCTGTGAGTTGGCTCAAATTCTCAAAGTAACAAACTCTGATATTCTCATCAATAACATTGCATTATACGTGGCTACAGCCttgttgtgtgtgtttcctgtcATGGGAATTTTCTTCTCTTACTCGCAGATTGTCTCCTCCTTATTGAAGATGTCTTCTATAGTGAGCAAGTGCAGAGCCTTTTCCACATGTGGGTCTCACCTCTGTGTGGTCTGTTTGTTTTATGGTACAGCACTGGGGGTATACCTCAGTTCGGCTGGGACCCATGTTTCTCAAGGAAGCGCTATAACCTCAGTGATGTATACTGTAGTCACACCTATGCTCAACCCAttcatctacagcctgagaaACAAAGATGTAAAGGGGGCTCTGGTAAGACTCCTTAGAGTATATTCTTCTCCCTGA